From the Cucurbita pepo subsp. pepo cultivar mu-cu-16 chromosome LG05, ASM280686v2, whole genome shotgun sequence genome, one window contains:
- the LOC111795479 gene encoding DEAD-box ATP-dependent RNA helicase 37-like has product MRTSWADLAASPAAENVAAGSSANNCSAGTTSAPGRSAYVPPHLRNRPASSDPPAAANSGPAAGNDRSGHVGSRWPGPKNDYNRSGYGGGSRGGGWGSRGGWDRGRGDREMNPFEDEDDTEQAFGEQENTGINFDAYEDIPVETSGENVPPPVNTFAEIDLGEALNHNIRRCKYVKPTPVQRHAIPISLAGRDLMACAQTGSGKTAAFCFPIISGIMKGQSVQRPARGARTVYPLALILSPTRELSMQIHEEARKFSYQTSVRVVVAYGGAPINQQLRELERGVDILVATPGRLVDLLERAKVSLQMIRYLALDEADRMLDMGFEPQIRKIVEQMDMPPPGVRQTMLFSATFPREIQRLASDFLSSYIFLAVGRVGSSTDLIAQRVEFVHESDKRSHLLDLLHAQRANGVQGKQSLTLVFVETKKGADALENWLCHNGFPATTIHGDRTQQEREHALRSFRSGNTPILVATDVAARGLDIPHVAHVVNFDLPNDIDDYVHRIGRTGRAGKTGVATAFFNENNSSIARSLAELMQESNQEVPEWLSRFAARSSYSGGRNRRSGGGRFGSRDYRRDSTFNRGGSDYHSGGNTSSGGGYGGGVPGGYGGGYGGSGVTSAWD; this is encoded by the exons ATGCGAACTTCCTGGGCAGATTTGGCCGCAAGTCCGGCTGCTGAGAACGTAGCTGCTGGTTCTTCTGCTAACAATTGTAGTGCTGGAACTACTTCAGCACCTGGCCGATCGGCCTATGTTCCACCACATCTTCGGAATCGCCCTGCCTCTTCCGACCCGCCTGCTGCAGCAAATAGTGGGCCTGCTGCGGGAAACGATCGATCTGGTCATGTAGGGTCCCGCTGGCCTGGTCCAAAGAACGATTATAATCGTTCTGGTTATGGTGGTGGCAGTCGTGGAGGTGGATGGGGAAGTAGAGGTGGATGGGATCGTGGGAGGGGGGACCGTGAAATGAACCCATTTGAAGATGAGGATGATACGGAGCAAGCATTTGGAGAGCAAGAAAATACTGGTATAAATTTTGATGCTTATGAAGACATTCCTGTGGAAACAAGTGGTGAAAATGTACCACCTCCGGTGAATACATTTGCTGAAATTGACTTGGGTGAAGCACTTAATCACAACATTCGGCGGTGTAAGTATGTAAAACCAACTCCCGTCCAGCGGCATGCTATTCCTATCTCCCTTGCAGGGAGAGACTTGATGGCTTGTGCTCAGACTGGATCCGGAAAGACTGCTGCTTTTTGTTTCCCCATTATCAGTGGCATAATGAAGGGCCAAAGTGTGCAGAGACCAGCTCGAGGTGCACGCACAGTGTACCCACTTGCACTTATTCTCTCCCCAACTAGGGAGCTTTCAATGCAA ATACATGAAGAAGCAAGGAAATTCTCTTATCAAACAAGTGTTAGAGTGGTGGTTGCTTATGGGGGTGCACCAATCAACCAACAG CTACGTGAACTAGAAAGAGGTGTTGATATTCTTGTTGCAACTCCGGGAAGATTGGTAGATTTGCTTGAAAGGGCAAAAGTTTCACTGCAGATGATAAGATACTTGGCTCTTGATGAAGCAGATCGCATGTTAGATATGGGATTTGAGCCTCAAATTAGGAAAATAGTAGAGCAAATGGACATGCCTCCACCTGGTGTAAGGCAGACTATGCTGTTCAGTGCGACTTTTCCAAGGGAAATTCAG aGACTAGCCtctgattttctttcaagttaCATATTTCTGGCTGTGGGAAGAGTGGGTTCAAGTACTGATCTAATTGCTCAAAGAGTTGAATTTGTTCATGAATCTGATAAGAGAAGTCATTTATTGGACCTTCTTCATGCTCAAAGGGCTAATGGTGTGCAAGGCAAG CAATCTCTTACTTTGGTTTTTGTGGAGACAAAGAAGGGAGCTGATGCTCTTGAAAATTGGTTATGTCATAATGGTTTTCCTGCCACTACTATTCATGGTGATAGAACACAACAG GAAAGAGAACACGCATTAAGATCCTTTAGAAGTGGGAACACACCAATTTTGGTGGCAACTGATGTAGCTGCCCGTGGGCTTGATATTCCTCATGTTGCACATGTAGTGAACTTTGATCTCCCCAATGACATTGATGATTATGTTCATAGAATTGGACGAACGGGGAGAGCTGGGAAGACTGGTGTAGCAACTGCCTTTTTTAACGAGAACAATTCATCCATAGCAAGGTCCTTGGCTGAACTTATGCAAGAATCTAATCAAGAAGTTCCTGAATGGCTATCACGATTTGCAGCCAGGTCTTCGTACAGTGGAGGTAGAAACCGTCGTTCTGGGGGTGGCCGATTTGGTAGCCGTGACTATCGAAGGGATTCCACTTTCAACAGAGGTGGTTCTGATTATCATAGTGGAGGCAACACCAGCAGTGGTGGGGGTTACGGTGGTGGTGTTCCCGGTGGATATGGAGGAGGATACGGTGGTTCAGGGGTGACTAGTGCATGGGACTAA